From a region of the Orcinus orca chromosome 18, mOrcOrc1.1, whole genome shotgun sequence genome:
- the SLC46A3 gene encoding solute carrier family 46 member 3 isoform X3 codes for MDISGLIPGLVSTFMLLSHSDHGGRKFPLILSSVGALANSAWLCLLSYFAFPIQLLIASTFLVALCGNYTTLLGASFAYIVDQCKEKKQRTIRIAIIDFLLGIVTGLTGLSSGYFIRELGFVWSFLIATMALTVNLIYILFFLEDSMKEPSSQNVSVSWTEGFKNLFYQTYMLFKNNSGEQRSLLCLLLFSMITYFFVTAGISPIFILYELDSPLCWDEVLIGYGSALGSVSFFSSFLGIWLFSYCMEDIHMAFIGIFTTMVGMAMTAFARTTLMMFLVRLPFLFTVVPFSVLRSMISKVVRSTEQGTMFACLAFLETLGGITAVSTFNGIYSATVAWYKGFVFLLSAVLLLIPAISLCAVKCISRNAGSYVLLIQEESSEDTSDR; via the exons ATGGACATAAGTGGGTTAATTCCTGGTCTCGTGTCTACATTCATGCTTCTGTCTCATAGTGACCACGGAGGACGAAAATTCCCTTTGATTTTGTCTTCTGTTGGTGCTCTTGCAAACAGTGCTTGGCTCTGTTTGCTTTCCTATTTTGCCTTTCCAATCCAGCTTTTGATTGCATCTACCTTTTTGGTTGCACTTTGTGGCAATTACACCACACTTCTGGGAGCCTCTTTTGCCTACATAGTTGATCaatgtaaagaaaagaaacaaagaacaattcGAATAGCTATAATTGACTTCCTGCTTGGAATTGTCACTGGATTAACAGGACTGTCTTCTGGCTATTTTATTAGAGAACTAGGTTTTGTGTGGTCGTTTTTAATTGCTACTATGGCTCTTACTGTTaacttgatttatattttattctttcttgaggATTCGATGAAAGAGCCTTCATCTCAGAATGTTTCTGTATCATGGACTGAAggctttaaaaacttattttaccaaacttacatgctttttaaaaataattctggtgAGCAACGATCTTTGCTCTGTTTGTTGCTTTTTTCAATGATCACTTATTTTTTCGTGACAGCTGGCATTTCCcccatttttatcctttatgaATTGGATTCACCGCTCTGCTGGGATGAAGTTTTAATAGGTTATGGATCAGCGTTGGGTAGTGTCTCTTTTTTCAGCAGTTTCCTAGGAATATGGCTTTTTTCTTATTGTATGGAAGATATTCACATGGCCTTCATTGGAATTTTTACCACCATGGTAGGAATGGCTATGACTGCTTTTGCCAGAACAACATTGATGATGTTTTTAG TCAGGCTGCCATTCCTTTTCACTGTTGTGCCATTCTCTGTTCTACGGTCCATGATATCAAAAGTGGTTCGTTCTACTGAACAAG GCACCATGTTTGCTTGTCTCGCTTTCTTAGAAACACTTGGCGGAATCACTGCAGTTTCTACTTTCAACGGAATTTATTCAGCCACTGTTGCTTGGTACAAAGGCTTCGTCTTTCTGCTCTCCGCTGTTTTATTACTAATTCCAGCCATCAGTCTATG
- the SLC46A3 gene encoding solute carrier family 46 member 3 isoform X2, giving the protein MKIPFVEPAICFSVFAMTLTAPLTTQYVYRRIWEETGNYSIAPDSNASECAKNKSSPIFTFQEEVQKKVSLFNLQMDISGLIPGLVSTFMLLSHSDHGGRKFPLILSSVGALANSAWLCLLSYFAFPIQLLIASTFLVALCGNYTTLLGASFAYIVDQCKEKKQRTIRIAIIDFLLGIVTGLTGLSSGYFIRELGFVWSFLIATMALTVNLIYILFFLEDSMKEPSSQNVSVSWTEGFKNLFYQTYMLFKNNSGEQRSLLCLLLFSMITYFFVTAGISPIFILYELDSPLCWDEVLIGYGSALGSVSFFSSFLGIWLFSYCMEDIHMAFIGIFTTMVGMAMTAFARTTLMMFLGTMFACLAFLETLGGITAVSTFNGIYSATVAWYKGFVFLLSAVLLLIPAISLCAVKCISRNAGSYVLLIQEESSEDTSDR; this is encoded by the exons ATGAAGATTCCATTTGTGGAACCTGCCATCTGCTTTAGTGTATTTGCTATGACTTTGACTGCTCCACTGACAACACAATACGTGTACAGGAGAATATGGGAGGAAACAGGCAACTACAGCATTGCACCCGATAGCAATGCTTCTGAGTgtgcaaaaaacaaaagcagcccAATTTTCACATTCCAGGag gaAGTTCAGAAAAAAGTGTCTCTTTTTAATCTGCAGATGGACATAAGTGGGTTAATTCCTGGTCTCGTGTCTACATTCATGCTTCTGTCTCATAGTGACCACGGAGGACGAAAATTCCCTTTGATTTTGTCTTCTGTTGGTGCTCTTGCAAACAGTGCTTGGCTCTGTTTGCTTTCCTATTTTGCCTTTCCAATCCAGCTTTTGATTGCATCTACCTTTTTGGTTGCACTTTGTGGCAATTACACCACACTTCTGGGAGCCTCTTTTGCCTACATAGTTGATCaatgtaaagaaaagaaacaaagaacaattcGAATAGCTATAATTGACTTCCTGCTTGGAATTGTCACTGGATTAACAGGACTGTCTTCTGGCTATTTTATTAGAGAACTAGGTTTTGTGTGGTCGTTTTTAATTGCTACTATGGCTCTTACTGTTaacttgatttatattttattctttcttgaggATTCGATGAAAGAGCCTTCATCTCAGAATGTTTCTGTATCATGGACTGAAggctttaaaaacttattttaccaaacttacatgctttttaaaaataattctggtgAGCAACGATCTTTGCTCTGTTTGTTGCTTTTTTCAATGATCACTTATTTTTTCGTGACAGCTGGCATTTCCcccatttttatcctttatgaATTGGATTCACCGCTCTGCTGGGATGAAGTTTTAATAGGTTATGGATCAGCGTTGGGTAGTGTCTCTTTTTTCAGCAGTTTCCTAGGAATATGGCTTTTTTCTTATTGTATGGAAGATATTCACATGGCCTTCATTGGAATTTTTACCACCATGGTAGGAATGGCTATGACTGCTTTTGCCAGAACAACATTGATGATGTTTTTAG GCACCATGTTTGCTTGTCTCGCTTTCTTAGAAACACTTGGCGGAATCACTGCAGTTTCTACTTTCAACGGAATTTATTCAGCCACTGTTGCTTGGTACAAAGGCTTCGTCTTTCTGCTCTCCGCTGTTTTATTACTAATTCCAGCCATCAGTCTATG
- the SLC46A3 gene encoding solute carrier family 46 member 3 isoform X1: MKIPFVEPAICFSVFAMTLTAPLTTQYVYRRIWEETGNYSIAPDSNASECAKNKSSPIFTFQEEVQKKVSLFNLQMDISGLIPGLVSTFMLLSHSDHGGRKFPLILSSVGALANSAWLCLLSYFAFPIQLLIASTFLVALCGNYTTLLGASFAYIVDQCKEKKQRTIRIAIIDFLLGIVTGLTGLSSGYFIRELGFVWSFLIATMALTVNLIYILFFLEDSMKEPSSQNVSVSWTEGFKNLFYQTYMLFKNNSGEQRSLLCLLLFSMITYFFVTAGISPIFILYELDSPLCWDEVLIGYGSALGSVSFFSSFLGIWLFSYCMEDIHMAFIGIFTTMVGMAMTAFARTTLMMFLVRLPFLFTVVPFSVLRSMISKVVRSTEQGTMFACLAFLETLGGITAVSTFNGIYSATVAWYKGFVFLLSAVLLLIPAISLCAVKCISRNAGSYVLLIQEESSEDTSDR, encoded by the exons ATGAAGATTCCATTTGTGGAACCTGCCATCTGCTTTAGTGTATTTGCTATGACTTTGACTGCTCCACTGACAACACAATACGTGTACAGGAGAATATGGGAGGAAACAGGCAACTACAGCATTGCACCCGATAGCAATGCTTCTGAGTgtgcaaaaaacaaaagcagcccAATTTTCACATTCCAGGag gaAGTTCAGAAAAAAGTGTCTCTTTTTAATCTGCAGATGGACATAAGTGGGTTAATTCCTGGTCTCGTGTCTACATTCATGCTTCTGTCTCATAGTGACCACGGAGGACGAAAATTCCCTTTGATTTTGTCTTCTGTTGGTGCTCTTGCAAACAGTGCTTGGCTCTGTTTGCTTTCCTATTTTGCCTTTCCAATCCAGCTTTTGATTGCATCTACCTTTTTGGTTGCACTTTGTGGCAATTACACCACACTTCTGGGAGCCTCTTTTGCCTACATAGTTGATCaatgtaaagaaaagaaacaaagaacaattcGAATAGCTATAATTGACTTCCTGCTTGGAATTGTCACTGGATTAACAGGACTGTCTTCTGGCTATTTTATTAGAGAACTAGGTTTTGTGTGGTCGTTTTTAATTGCTACTATGGCTCTTACTGTTaacttgatttatattttattctttcttgaggATTCGATGAAAGAGCCTTCATCTCAGAATGTTTCTGTATCATGGACTGAAggctttaaaaacttattttaccaaacttacatgctttttaaaaataattctggtgAGCAACGATCTTTGCTCTGTTTGTTGCTTTTTTCAATGATCACTTATTTTTTCGTGACAGCTGGCATTTCCcccatttttatcctttatgaATTGGATTCACCGCTCTGCTGGGATGAAGTTTTAATAGGTTATGGATCAGCGTTGGGTAGTGTCTCTTTTTTCAGCAGTTTCCTAGGAATATGGCTTTTTTCTTATTGTATGGAAGATATTCACATGGCCTTCATTGGAATTTTTACCACCATGGTAGGAATGGCTATGACTGCTTTTGCCAGAACAACATTGATGATGTTTTTAG TCAGGCTGCCATTCCTTTTCACTGTTGTGCCATTCTCTGTTCTACGGTCCATGATATCAAAAGTGGTTCGTTCTACTGAACAAG GCACCATGTTTGCTTGTCTCGCTTTCTTAGAAACACTTGGCGGAATCACTGCAGTTTCTACTTTCAACGGAATTTATTCAGCCACTGTTGCTTGGTACAAAGGCTTCGTCTTTCTGCTCTCCGCTGTTTTATTACTAATTCCAGCCATCAGTCTATG